The Prionailurus bengalensis isolate Pbe53 chromosome A3, Fcat_Pben_1.1_paternal_pri, whole genome shotgun sequence genome includes a window with the following:
- the CA3H20orf85 gene encoding uncharacterized protein C20orf85 homolog — MTQKPLSTAAAERMNLVAQDEIWKYRLKAETEARQNWAQNWGFLATPLEELLKGDEEPLTPKPKIELPERFRIRPVTPAEKYIKILPSPPVPKTTQGFIGWRAGVPGLNKGLAHAFEIRSCKGAYAKELSWPEQGIH, encoded by the exons ATGACGCAGAAACCTCTCAGCACCGCTGCGGCCGAGCGCATGAACCTCGTGGCCCAAGACGAGATCTG gaaatACCGCCTGAAAGCTGAAACCGAAGCGCGGCAAAACTGGGCCCAGAACTGGGGATTTTTAGCAACCCCTCTCGAGGAG TTGCTCAAGGGTGACGAAGAACCCCTCACCCCAAAGCCCAAAATCGAGCTTCCCGAGCGATTCCGCATCCGGCCCGTGACCCCAGCGGAGAAATACATCAAG ATCCTTCCGTCCCCGCCAGTCCCGAAGACGACCCAGGGCTTCATCGGCTGGAGAGCCGGGGTGCCAGGCCTGAACAAGGGTCTGGCGCACGCTTTTGAGATCAGGAGCTGCAAAGGGGCGTATGCCAAAGAGCTAAGCTGGCCGGAGCAAGGCATCCACTGA